One Notolabrus celidotus isolate fNotCel1 chromosome 16, fNotCel1.pri, whole genome shotgun sequence DNA window includes the following coding sequences:
- the rpl15 gene encoding 60S ribosomal protein L15, which produces MGAYRYMQELWRKKQSDVMRFLLRVRCWQYRQLSNLHRAPRPTRPDKARRLGYKAKQGYVVYRIRVRRGGRKRPVPKGATYGKPVHHGVNQIKFARSLQSIAEERAGRHCGALRVLSSYWVGEDSTYKFFEVILVDIFHKAIRRNPDTQWITKAVHKHREMRGLTSAGKKSRGLGKGHKFHLTIGGSRRAAWKRRNTLQLHRYR; this is translated from the exons ATGGGAGCATATAGGTATATGCAGGAGCTGTGGCGCAAGAAGCAGTCCGATGTGATGCGCTTCCTGCTCCGCGTCCGTTGCTGGCAGTACCGTCAGCTGTCCAACCTCCACCGTGCTCCCCGACCCACCAGACCCGACAAGGCTCGCAGGCTGGGCTACAAGGCCAAGCAGG GGTACGTAGTCTACCGTATCCGCGTGCGCCGTGGAGGCCGTAAACGCCCCGTGCCCAAGGGTGCCACATACGGCAAGCCAGTGCACCATGGTGTCAACCAGATCAAGTTTGCCCGCAGTCTGCAGTCCATTGCTGAG GAGCGTGCCGGGCGTCACTGCGGAGCCCTGCGAGTGCTGAGCTCCTACTGGGTCGGCGAGGACTCCACCTACAAGTTCTTCGAGGTGATTCTGGTCGACATCTTCCACAAGGCCATCAGACGTAACCCAGACACCCAATGGATCACAAAGGCTGTGCACAAGCACAGAGAGATGCGTGGCCTGACATCTGCAGGAAAGAAGAGCCGCGGCCTGGGCAAGGGCCACAAGTTCCACCTGACCATCGGAGGCTCTCGTCGTGCAGCCTGGAAGAGGCGCAACACCCTGCAGCTGCACCGCTACCGTTAG